The following are encoded in a window of Lactobacillus intestinalis genomic DNA:
- the rnpA gene encoding ribonuclease P protein component, producing the protein MRKSYRVKSERDFQRAFKLGDSVANRAFVIYKIEKAENKHFRVGISVGKKVGHTAVVRNRLKRYIRAVITENKQEIDPSVDFLVITRPYARNFDMTEVRKNLLHALTLAHVIEKIPDEDEIEES; encoded by the coding sequence TTGAGAAAGTCTTATCGAGTTAAATCTGAAAGGGATTTTCAACGAGCTTTTAAATTAGGCGATTCAGTCGCTAACCGAGCTTTTGTAATCTATAAAATAGAGAAAGCAGAAAATAAGCACTTTCGTGTTGGAATTTCTGTTGGTAAAAAAGTCGGTCATACTGCCGTTGTCCGAAATCGACTCAAACGTTATATTCGGGCAGTGATTACTGAAAATAAACAGGAGATTGATCCTAGTGTTGATTTTTTGGTAATTACTCGGCCTTATGCTCGCAATTTTGACATGACTGAGGTACGCAAAAATTTATTGCATGCTTTAACCTTAGCTCACGTCATTGAGAAAATACCAGATGAAGATGAAATTGAGGAAAGTTAG
- a CDS encoding YidC/Oxa1 family membrane protein insertase — MKDILTKRNVKRLLAILAVFVIAVVLTGCATNTGQQAPVSHTSGNWWDRWIVYYVSAFLLWLAKLLGNNYGWTIIVFTILIRIILLPLNAITIRSTSKMQQIQPQVDELRKKYPGRDAESRQLLSQETNKLYKEAGVNPYTGCLPVVIQLPVMYALYQAIWRTPQLQNGHFLWMDLGKPDPYYVMPILAMIFTFISTYISQLSTPRSSQNWMTKVMTYGMAVMVGVMAIGFQSAITLYWVISNLFQAVQTFILQNPIKYKREQEAKKEAERERQRRLRRTYKRLRRKK; from the coding sequence GTGAAGGACATTTTAACAAAGAGAAATGTTAAACGTCTTCTTGCGATTCTAGCAGTATTTGTCATTGCCGTTGTTTTAACAGGTTGTGCTACAAATACTGGTCAACAAGCACCTGTTTCTCACACCAGTGGAAATTGGTGGGATCGTTGGATTGTTTATTACGTGTCTGCATTTTTACTTTGGTTAGCTAAGCTGTTAGGTAACAATTATGGCTGGACAATCATTGTCTTTACCATTTTGATTAGAATCATTTTGTTACCTCTGAATGCTATAACAATCAGAAGTACATCAAAAATGCAACAAATTCAACCACAAGTGGATGAATTGCGTAAAAAGTATCCTGGACGTGATGCAGAATCAAGACAATTATTGTCGCAAGAAACCAATAAGCTTTATAAAGAAGCGGGGGTAAATCCATACACTGGATGTTTACCTGTGGTTATTCAGTTGCCTGTTATGTATGCCTTATATCAAGCTATTTGGCGTACACCGCAACTGCAGAATGGGCATTTCTTATGGATGGATTTAGGAAAACCGGATCCATATTATGTAATGCCAATTTTGGCAATGATCTTCACTTTCATTTCTACCTATATCAGTCAGTTATCTACCCCACGTTCATCTCAAAATTGGATGACTAAGGTTATGACATATGGTATGGCAGTAATGGTTGGTGTAATGGCAATTGGGTTCCAATCTGCGATTACACTTTACTGGGTAATTTCCAACCTCTTCCAAGCAGTTCAAACCTTTATATTGCAAAATCCAATTAAATATAAGCGAGAACAAGAGGCTAAAAAAGAGGCAGAACGTGAGCGTCAACGTCGTTTAAGAAGAACATACAAGCGTTTAAGACGCAAA